In Anser cygnoides isolate HZ-2024a breed goose chromosome 14, Taihu_goose_T2T_genome, whole genome shotgun sequence, one genomic interval encodes:
- the PROB1 gene encoding proline-rich basic protein 1 — protein MIPRGKRDAGRPAELPGPEGIIEGRRSVWEEDGRLSVLPRDDLPKSMSDSSVSSYHSALCSETTDTFKDCLEFLEEEDAGRHTATPPRGPPQGPPPHGPVPSPRLERARQAQLSVTAKNSSAPGRGGRMGPLRGDRPPAAAFGDRPGAAAPGTMLGEGRRARRSGGASDSDEADGEVRALTARSFRSLSGLPGTRLDMCSSHTSSSLSNSLSEDGGGGRRWAACGEPRGAELLGLTGKELFECVDVELESSDAKKGHGKKRTVPKRQIQLKRKERKETGFFLWGDASAPQPLPPTRKEPPGKGRAVGEDFRFNYKQFMKTASLDDASSKTRMASSLVKNVLAKKMQYEQWINKMEQKSLRGSSTSSGLSSVGTDLLGDGLEGKSSSLSKSDCSISAEDMRCPRGCERLGTASTTRPAKGVVLSEATRENVCKLKTTFNELNERMKYQEVMQCQRLPAEEHTTERTRYRRARALFEGYAGDRKALDITPKFEKVQKPWPSLKQRAIRPSRPEVVPFEPKSLAFPDVPPRGVFTSQAQEVKLVPQSRWEEKPPPAPREPPSPSTPAAAPAEPGNKGKVQIPQPRDVRKLLKSSYSLCFGTTRGPRAPCPVGESTGEPTPPSPLVIHCTSVCRREPAPSLMPPADRELGTAGGREMEAAHAEGTATVTGTRPTRGSPVHITKVQSTRREVAATEGPQLSPAASPACRQRSELRVPPRAVSGGDAHVETHLHVLVGPRPPPVAGEGSPARSSAVLRTEKTLVLPPPPSPTEGEEEHSHGVTAGDGATGDQHHGGKDGPGDGQDARAMKPAVRSAVKPPTSEPGGWLALAGSHGAADGTGPTVPIRAREAGNGPSVPTGPLPTRPPDRRESWEHVTKWPGASEPHLTAAPVENTNYLTIPVKAPKSSPVPKLPSAPNPATASFGAPSAPHPASVSFGTPSVPNPPTASFGTPMVPNPPIASFGTPSVPNPPTASFGTPSVPNPATASFGTPLVPNPATASFGTPSVPHSTSTSFGTPLITNPATASFGTAAVPTLASTSFGTPLVPNATNSPFGFPPASSMSFGTPSVPNLTNTSFGTPLIPYPVSASFMTPLVPSPATASFGTASVPRLANSTFGTPLAPNLPSAPFATPSVPKPASSSFGTPSATNPVPASLGYPSVSNVASSSFGSLSVTSLASAPLGTGVSSLPGGESLWSKPLPEPTRPRPPETVAAAVPQPPGQPQPRLEDAPRRTEGSSPSNKSAPSPTRPFNPHPAAQRKMLVDPDSGKCYYMEPPRQPQLKMLYDPETGQYVEVLIPPVPMASHAGLYQAPFNPLLYSVPYVPYSSFPGLPAPAPPAIPSPAHPDLQGQLPAAENPGGFPGTFSPDPKGEGPPAAAGPDCGYLESLYYIPTGMRASPSPGQPPARASPAGPEQGPLPPM, from the coding sequence ATGATCCCCCGCGGCAAGAGGGACGCCGGCCGCCCTGCCGAGCTGCCCGGCCCCGAAGGCATCATTGAAGGACGTCGGTCTGTCTGGGAGGAGGACGGCCGCCTGTCCGTCCTGCCCCGCGACGACCTCCCCAAGAGCATGTCCGACTCCTCCGTCTCCTCCTACCACTCGGCGCTATGCTCGGAGACGACAGACACCTTCAAGGACTGCCTGGAGTTCCTGGAAGAGGAGGACGCGGGCCGCCACACCGCCACACCGCCCCGGGGtccccctcagggccccccgCCGCAcggccctgtccccagcccgcGGCTGGAGCGCGCCCGGCAGGCTCAGCTGTCCGTCACCGCTAAGAATAGCTCGGCGCCAGGGCGCGGGGGCAGGATGGGTCCCCTCCGCGGGGACCGGCCGCCCGCCGCTGCCTTTGGGGACCGGCCGGGCGCGGCGGCACCGGGGACGATGCTCGGCGAGGGGCGGCGGGCCAGGCGGAGCGGCGGGGCCAGCGACTCGGACGAGGCCGACGGTGAGGTGCGAGCGCTGACGGCCAGGTCCTTCCGAAGCCTCTCAGGCCTTCCCGGCACCCGGCTGGACATGTGCAGCTCCCACAcctcctccagcctctccaACTCGCTGTCAGAGGACGGTGGTGGAGGACGGCGGTGGGCAGCgtgcggggagccccggggtgCCGAGCTGCTTGGCCTGACAGGGAAGGAGCTGTTTGAGTGCGTGGATGTGGAGCTAGAGAGCAGTGACGCCAAGAAGGGGCACGGCAAGAAGAGGACCGTCCCCAAACGGCAGATCCAGCtcaagaggaaggagaggaaggagacgGGGTTCTTCCTGTGGGGGGATGCCTCAGCCCCCCAGCCGCTGCCCCCCACCCGAAAGGAGCCCCCAGGCAAGGGCAGAGCCGTTGGTGAGGACTTCAGGTTCAACTACAAGCAGTTCATGAAGACGGCCTCCCTGGACGACGCCTCCAGCAAGACCCGGATGGCCTCCAGCCTGGTGAAAAATGTCCTAGCCAAGAAAATGCAGTATGAGCAGTGGATTAATAAGATGGAGCAGAAATCACTGAGGGGCAGCTCGACCTCCTCAGGGCTGTCCTCAGTCGGCACCGACCTGCTCGGGGATGGCCTGGAGGGCAAGTCCAGCTCGCTCTCCAAGTCCGACTGCAGCATCTCCGCCGAGGACATGCGGTGTCCTCGGGGCTGCGAGAGGCTGGGGACTGCCAGCACCACCCGGCCAGCCAAGGGGGTCGTGCTGAGTGAGGCAACAAGGGAGAATGTCTGCAAGCTGAAGACAACCTTCAACGAGCTCAACGAGAGGATGAAGTACCAGGAGGTGATGCAGTGCCAGCGCCTGCCTGCCGAGGAGCACACGACGGAGAGGACCCGCTACCGGCGAGCGCGCGCCTTGTTCGAAGGCTACGCTGGGGACAGGAAGGCGCTGGACATCACCCCTAAATTTGAGAAAGTGCAGAAGCCATGGCCCAGCTTGAAGCAGCGAGCCATCCGCCCCAGCAGGCCCGAAGTAGTCCCATTTGAGCCCAAAAGCTTGGCGTTTCCTGATGTGCCACCCCGGGGCGTCTTCACATCCCAAGCGCAGGAGGTGAAGCTGGTGCCACAGAGCCGGTGGGAGGAGaagccaccaccagcaccccgaGAGCCACCgagccccagcacccctgcGGCCGCCCCTGCTGAGCCAGGGAACAAAGGCAAGGTGCAAATCCCGCAGCCGCGGGACGTGCGCAAGCTGCTGAAGAGCAGCTACAGCCTCTGCTTTGGCACCACCCGTGGCCCCCGAGCCCCTTGCCCCGTCGGGGAAAGCACCGGGGAGCCCACGCCGCCATCCCCGCTTGTCATCCACTGCACTTCAGTCTGCCGCCGTGAGCCAGCACCGAGCCTCATGCCGCCAGCGGACAGGGAACTGGGGACAGCTGGTGGCCGAGAGATGGAGGCAGCACATGCTGAGGGGACCGCGACAGTCACCGGCACCCGCCCCACGCGGGGCTCGCCCGTGCACATCACGAAAGTCCAGTCCACGCGGAGAGAGGTGGCTGCCACCGAGGGTCctcagctcagccctgctgcatCCCCTGCGTGTCGCCAGCGGAGCGAGCTCAGGGTGCCACCGCGCGCGGTGAGCGGGGGGGACGCACACGTGGAGACCCACCTCCACGTCCTGGTTGGCCCACGGCCCCCGCcggtggctggggagggctcTCCGGCTCGGAGCAGCGCGGTGCTGCGGACGGAGAAGACCCTTGTCCTCCCACCACCACCGAGCCCcacagagggagaggaggaacaCAGTCATGGCGTCACTGCAGGGGATGGTGCCACAGGGGACCAGCATCATGGTGGCAAGGACGGCCCAGGGGATGGCCAGGACGCCCGTGCCATGAAACCAGCGGTGAGAAGTGCGGTAAAACCACCCACCAGTGAGCCGGGCGGCTGGCTGGCCTTGGCGGGGAGCCATGGTGCTGCAGATGGCACCGGCCCCACTGTCCCAATTCGAGCGAGGGAGGCCGGCAacggtccctctgtccccactGGGCCACTCCCCACCAGGCCACCAGACCggagggagagctgggagcACGTAACGAAGTGGCCGGGAGCCAGCGAGCCTCACCTTACCGCCGCCCCAGTGGAGAACACCAACTACTTGACAATTCCCGTGAaagcccccaaatcctccccagtGCCAAAGCTGCCCTCGGCTCCCAACCCGGCCACTGCATCCTTTGGGGCTCCCTCAGCTCCCCATCCAGCCAGTGTGTCCTTTGGGACCCCTTCTGTCCCCAATCCACCCACTGCATCATTTGGGACCCCCATGGTCCCCAATCCACCCATTGCATCATTTGGGACCCCCTCGGTTCCTAATCCACCCACTGCATCATTTGGGACCCCCTCAGTCCCAAATCCAGCCACTGCATCGTTTGGGACCCCCTTGGTCCCCAATCCAGCCACTGCATCCTTTGGGACCCCCTCGGTCCCCCACTCAACCAGCACATCCTTTGGGACCCCCTTGATCACCAATCCAGCCACTGCATCCTTTGGGACCGCTGCAGTCCCCACCTTGGCCAGCACATCCTTTGGGACTCCTTTGGTCCCCAATGCAACCAACTCACCTTTTGGCTTCCCGCCAGCCTCCAGCATGTCCTTTGGCACTCCCTCGGTCCCCAACCTGACCAACACATCTTTTGGGACTCCTTTGATCCCCTACCCAGTGAGCGCATCCTTTATGACCCCCTTGGTCCCCAGTCCAGCCACTGCATCCTTTGGGACCGCTTCAGTCCCAAGGCTGGCCAACTCAACCTTTGGGACCCCCTTGGCCCCCAACCTACCCAGCGCACCCTTTGCGACCCCCTCTGTCCCCAAACCAGCCAGCTCATCCTTTGGGACCCCCTCGGCCACCAACCCAGTCCCTGCTTCCCTTGGGTACCCATCAGTCTCCAACGTGGCCAGCTCTTCCTTTGGGTCCCTGTCAGTCACCAGCCTGGCCAGTGCTCCACTGGGGACCGGTGTGTCCTCCCTTCCTGGTGGGGAATCCCTGTGGAGCAAACCCCTCCCCGAGCccacccggccccggccccccgagACTGTGGCCGCTGCAGTGCCGCAGCCCCCAGGCCAGCCGCAGCCTCGCCTGGAGGACGCTCCCCGGAGGACCGAGGGCTCCTCGCCAAGCAACAAGAGTGCACCGAGCCCCACGCGGCCGTTCAATCCCCATCCGGCCGCGCAACGCAAGATGCTCGTCGATCCCGACAGCGGCAAATGCTACTACATGGAGCCGCCGCGGCAGCCCCAGCTGAAAATGCTCTACGACCCCGAGACGGGGCAGTACGTGGAGGTGCTCATCCCACCGGTGCCCATGGCATCGCACGCTGGGCTCTACCAAGCTCCCTTCAACCCCTTGCTCTACAGCGTGCCCTACGTGCCCTACAGCAGCTTcccggggctgccagcacccgCGCCGCCCGCCATCCCTTCCCCGGCGCACCCCGACCTGCAGGGCCAGCTGCCGGCTGCCGAAAACCCCGGGGGCTTCCCCGGGACCTTCAGCCCCGATCCCAAGGGTGAGGGGCCacctgctgctgcggggcccGACTGCGGGTACCTGGAGAGCCTGTACTACATCCCCACGGGGATGcgggccagccccagccccggccagCCCCCCGCCCGCGCCAGCCCTGCCGGCCCCGAGCAGGGGCCGCTGCCCCCCATGTGA
- the MZB1 gene encoding marginal zone B- and B1-cell-specific protein, whose product MRPVLAACMALSLVAGPGAGDGCQDPPSPSLSRSVPAPQLSAEELHSPHMPESLRCDACYAIAFQLEEQLSKAEAKLGRKALRESDYVEVLERSCLQSWELYGVQELNGEKRLTGPGLQSQQPLSVTMTGGPWPSRLAKMCHSFVGEQGEEQLYGAHRRGPSALRELLCHGEKGPCAPPAGGKAGRPAPPKVLQNEL is encoded by the exons ATGCGACCCGTGCTGGCGGCGTGCATGGCCCTGAGCCTGGTGGCGGGGCCAGGGGCCGGGGATGGGTGCCAGgaccccccgtccccgtccttGTCCCGCTCCGTCCCCGCGCCCCAGCTGAGCGCCGAGGAGCTGCACTCGCCCCACATGCCCGAGTCCCTGCGCTGCGACGCCTGCTACGCCATCGCCTTCCAG ctggaggagcagctgagcaaGGCGGAGGCgaagctgggcaggaaggcGCTGCGCGAGTCCGACTACGTGGAggtgctggagaggagctgcttgcagagctgggagct CTACGGCGTGCAGGAGCTGAACGGGGAGAAGCGGCTgacggggccggggctgcagagccagcagcccctGAGCGTGACGATGACGGGGGGCCCGTGGCCCAGCAG GCTGGCCAAGATGTGCCACAGCTTCGTGGGTGAGCAGGGCGAGGAGCAGCTCTACGGGGCGCACCGACGAGGCCCCTCGGCGCTGCGGGAGCTGCTGTGCCACGGCGAGAAGGGGCCCTGTGCCCCTCCAGCAGGGGGCAAAGCGGggcgcccggccccccccaaGGTGCTGCAGAACGAGCTGTAG